In one window of Tubulanus polymorphus chromosome 3, tnTubPoly1.2, whole genome shotgun sequence DNA:
- the LOC141902126 gene encoding uncharacterized protein LOC141902126, producing MGGYWERLVGIVKTCLKKVLGRSRVNSTELITIVTEIESVVNDRPLTCVSSNITDPDPITPAHFLTGHMIRNLPHVEIDETGSKDPEFILTKQNVSNRLRKMSFIFQQLWRRWHSEYLLSLREKYKSVSGKYNDKIRVGDVVHIYDESPRIKWKLGVVMEIHTGKDNLPRSATVKTAVGRTNRQIVKLIPLEITCTPDFVSSVPGNIDAFRPEINRPRRLAAEEASVRIRNILQQDD from the coding sequence ATGGGCGGATACTGGGAGAGGCTCGTTGGTATCGTCAAAACATGCTTGAAAAAGGTACTCGGCCGGTCTCGTGTCAATAGTACTGAGTTGATAACAATCGTCACTGAAATAGAGAGTGTCGTAAATGACCGTCCATTGACATGCGTGTCATCCAACATTACTGATCCCGACCCTATCACCCCTGCACATTTCCTAACAGGACACATGATACGAAATTTGCCACATGTTGAGATTGATGAGACTGGATCAAAAGATCCCGAATTTATCTTAACGAAACAAAATGTTTCCAATAGATTACGAAAAATGAGTTTTATTTTCCAACAGCTGTGGAGAAGGTGGCATTCTGAATATTTACTTTCGCTCAGAGAAAAGTATAAATCCGTGTCAGGTAAATACAATGATAAAATCCGGGTCGGAGATGTAGTTCACATATACGATGAATCGCCGCGAATAAAATGGAAACTCGGCGTTGTTATGGAAATACATACCGGGAAAGATAACCTTCCGCGATCAGCTACGGTGAAGACTGCTGTCGGTAGGACCAACAGACAAATCGTTAAACTTATACCGCTCGAAATAACGTGTACGCCGGACTTCGTATCTTCCGTACCAGGAAATATAGATGCTTTTCGTCCAGAGATCAATCGTCCGCGTCGTCTTGCCGCCGAGGAAGCGTCCGTGAGAATCAGGAATATTCTCCAACAAGACGATTGA
- the LOC141902125 gene encoding uncharacterized protein LOC141902125, which translates to MAEILKSSNYQALVRKRTAQRAQSTKIINVADEITNSQTCQPPDIKKLQRSSCQLQDKIRELDMINESMLEMIDNDEMYMKVSEEAEDVISKVKDRKLFYDQYANARTSPNCPSDINSSNTRIKVNLPKLELTTFNGNVMKWLPFWDSFNAGVHSIHSIPNVQKFQHLKPLLSGPALDCIQGLTLTDANYIHAIDILTRRFGQEHKIIDSHMQALMSEPTPSYNSFSMRKFADNFKCHVRALENLGDMSYRDMLVSLIWNKLPPECRGNIVRFHGNRRFSLNEIRQFLFNELDILEAGAGKRESSVSTLFTNQKQPVNVFRNPRNQNFTDKSRSVHCTYCKAKDHNSENCSNLKSVDDRVAHIKSNKLCFNCLGPHLILACKSRYNCRLCKRRHHTSICASIYQAKSRNNQVLDNPIVSSHQFQASRQLLATNTSNAHSNVDRDQSRLQQQGDSMLNSVQSHQPTADVSLSIGTERKSVSTLFTKGHSTILLKTAIAPVLNPEYPQLRPLANIIFDDGSQRSFISHDLSQQLNLQPLRQEELNISGFGSTNSGHQILSVVNLHIVCKDGSLVQLELLVFPTISTPIDVSSITQVHNYSHLRDLELAHSPGNGTFTIQILIGADNHYKIVDGHCIKDVNSNSLTAVKTKLGYVLSGPVEYPNPSSQSISMISLVENHSEQNLNEFWKIECLGIDDKIAILESETDFMQRYSETIIQQNNGRYIAPFPWKIEHESLPTNYDICMTRTRKTARRLGKDPDMLRLYSKIIHEQESLKIIERIPLHEKVRYDGKCHFIPHHSVFKDSPTTPIRIVYDCSCHENSDSPSLNDCLEPGPALQNDISSIPLRFRLFEYAAICDLEKPFLQISLGNDKDFTRFLWLSDPSDPESPFVEYRFCVVLFGATSSPFILNATIIKHLLQYDSTVSRSMLSNVYVDNFGVSVPSSDELDNYYLECRELMNDARFNLRSWASNCESTHGLAVSDGVSDNSTTVKFLGLKWNVHSDKLSLISKPSLTAPDELLTKREILSAASKIYDPLGLLTPVTIRAKIFMQKLWSMGVEWDEPLNDSIVAEWSKLSMCLHTISSTFSIPRCPDPIFRTDVLNLHVFADASAKAYGACAYLCCNRSSISNLIIAKSRVTPVKTVSIPRLELCAAVVASKLAKHIIESLNSEINPHVHLWTDSLVTLGWIRVKVIKELVGTNPWKYVPSQDNPADILSRGFNGQSLNESQLWLKGPSWLTITDKWPSNPGVKETVSDDTEISLLSRDTFVYLEPIIDISHFSSLRTLLRATAYVFRYINCLKSKIRNTDELTISELHASELFLVKSVQNTHYNHEIKCLSENLPSRQYPIINQLRLFLKDGILRSAGRIHNAHIPFETRFPILLPPNDPYTKLVVWDSHNRSFHQGVNQTVTVVRKKYWIPRVRQVVKSVIRPCVTCKKVIGKSYMAPQSPLYLHCESLKHVLSLSAVWISQGKSWSLINLRKCTYAYLLVLSQRLFTWSACPIYLLKL; encoded by the coding sequence ATGGCAGAAATCTTGAAATCTAGCAACTATCAGGCGTTGGTGAGAAAAAGAACTGCACAGAGAGCTCAATCTACTAAGATCATCAACGTAGCCGACGAGATCACGAACAGCCAAACCTGCCAGCCACCAGACATCAAAAAACTTCAACGTAGTTCATGTCAGCTACAAGACAAAATCCGAGAACTCGATATGATTAACGAATCCATGTTGGAGATGATCGACAACGATGAAATGTACATGAAAGTGTCGGAAGAGGCGGAGGATGTAATCTCCAAAGTGAAAGACCGTAAGTTGTTTTACGACCAATATGCTAATGCGCGAACGTCTCCAAACTGTCCGTCAGATATTAACAGTTCAAACACCCGAATTAAAGTTAATCTCCCGAAATTAGAACTTACCACATTCAACGGAAATGTTATGAAATGGTTACCATTCTGGGACTCTTTCAATGCAGGCGTTCATTCAATACATTCGATTCCGAATGTTCAGAAATTtcagcatttgaaaccattaTTGTCCGGTCCAGCTCTTGATTGCATTCAAGGGTTGACACTAACTGACGCAAATTACATACATGCGATTGATATTTTGACTCGACGTTTTGGCCAGGAACATAAAATCATCGACAGCCATATGCAAGCGTTAATGTCCGAACCAACACCTTCGTATAACTCTTTCTCGATGAGGAAATTCGCAGATAACTTTAAGTGTCACGTACGAGCGTTAGAAAACCTTGGCGATATGTCATACCGAGATATGTTAGTTTCTTTAATCTGGAATAAATTGCCACCAGAATGCAGAGGTAATATTGTTCGCTTTCATGGCAATAGAAGATTTTCCCTGAATGAAATACGACAATTTCTgtttaatgaattagatattttagaaGCTGGAGCAGGGAAGCGAGAATCATCAGTTTCAACATTGTTCACTAATCAGAAACAACCTGTAAACGTATTCCGAAATCCTAGGAATCAAAATTTTACTGATAAATCGAGATCTGTGCATTGCACATATTGTAAGGCTAAAGACCATAACTCAGAAAACTgttcgaatttgaaatctgTGGATGATAGGGTTGctcatataaaatcaaataaattatgtTTTAACTGTTTAGGTCCGCATCTCATATTAGCTTGTAAATCTCGATATAATTGTAGATTGTGTAAAAGAAGACATCACACTAGCATTTGTGCATCAATATATCAAGCTAAATCAAGAAATAATCAAGTACTTGATAATCCAATTGTATCTTCTCATCAATTTCAGGCTTCTCGACAGTTGTTGGCTACTAATACTTCAAATGCTCATTCGAACGTTGACAGGGATCAGTCGCGTTTACAGCAACAGGGTGATTCAATGTTGAACTCGGTTCAGTCTCATCAACCGACTGCAGACGTATCCTTATCCATTGGCACTGAGCGAAAATCAGTGTCTACGTTATTCACAAAAGGTCATAGTACAATACTTTTAAAGACAGCAATAGCGCCCGTACTCAACCCTGAATATCCTCAACTCCGTCCACTCGCTAACATAATTTTCGATGACGGTTCTCAGAGATCTTTCATTTCACATGACTTGTCGCAACAACTCAATCTTCAACCATTGAGGCAAGAAGAACTTAACATTTCTGGTTTTGGTTCAACGAACTCTGGTCATCAAATTCTTAGTGTAGTAAATCTTCACATTGTTTGTAAAGATGGCAGCTTGGTACAATTAGAATTATTAGTATTTCCTACGATATCGACTCCAATTGACGTTAGTTCGATAACACAAGTACATAATTACTCTCATCTTCGTGATCTCGAATTAGCACATTCCCCAGGAAATGGTACCTTCACAATCCAAATTTTGATAGGTGCAGATAATCACTACAAAATAGTTGACGGTCATTGTATTAAAGATGTGAATTCTAATTCCCTGACTGCCGTAAAAACAAAACTAGGTTATGTCTTATCTGGTCCAGTAGAATATCCAAATCCTAGTTCTCAATCAATTTCCATGATTAGCTTAGTAGAGAATCATTCCGAGCAAAACCTGAATGagttttggaaaatagaatgtTTAGGGATAGATGATAAAATAGCAATCCTGGAAAGTGAAACTGATTTCATGCAACGTTACTCCGAGAccattattcaacaaaacAATGGTCGATACATAGCTCCGTTTCCTTGGAAAATTGAGCATGAATCACTGCCTACCAACTATGATATATGCATGACTCGCACTCGCAAAACAGCTCGACGTTTAGGCAAAGATCCAGACATGTTACGTTTGTATTCCAAAATTATCCACGAACAAGAATCCCTCAAAATCATTGAACGAATTCCTCTTCACGAAAAAGTTCGTTATGATGGAAAATGCCACTTTATTCCTCATCACTCCGTGTTTAAAGACTCGCCTACAACGCCGATTCGCATCGTGTATGACTGCAGTTGTCATGAAAATTCTGACTCTCCTAGTTTGAACGACTGTCTTGAGCCCGGCCCTGCCTTACAGAATGACATTTCATCCATTCCTTTACGCTTCAGGTTATTCGAGTATGCCGCCATTTGTGATTTAGAAAAGCCTTTCTTACAGATTTCTTTAGGTAACGACAAAGACTTCACTAGATTTCTGTGGTTGTCTGATCCAAGCGATCCTGAAAGTCCATTCGTTGAGTATCGGTTCTGTGTTGTTTTGTTTGGTGCAACTTCCTCCCCGTTTATACTAAATGCAACGATTATCAAACATCTACTACAATACGATTCTACTGTTTCCAGATCCATGCTTTCTAACGTTTATGTTGATAATTTCGGTGTATCTGTTCCGTCATCCGATGAATTGGACAACTATTATCTTGAATGTCGCGAATTAATGAATGATGCAAGATTCAATCTTAGATCTTGGGCTTCTAATTGCGAATCTACACATGGACTTGCTGTTTCCGATGGGGTCTCTGACAATTCTACAACTGtcaaatttctaggtttaaagtGGAACGTTCATTCCGATAAACTCAGTTTAATATCGAAGCCCTCTTTGACTGCACCAGATGAGCTCCTAACCAAACGTGAAATCTTGAGTGCAGCCAGCAAGATATATGATCCACTTGGTCTGCTTACCCCTGTAACTATTCGCGCGAAAATATTCATGCAAAAACTCTGGTCAATGGGCGTAGAATGGGACGAGCCACTGAATGATTCAATTGTTGCTGAATGGTCGAAACTATCCATGTGCTTACATACTATAAGTTCTACTTTTTCTATTCCCAGATGCCCGGATCCAATTTTTCGTACTGATGTATTGAATTTACATGTCTTTGCCGACGCATCAGCAAAAGCGTATGGGGCATGTGCCTATCTTTGTTGCAATAGAAgctcgatttcaaatttgatcatCGCCAAAAGTCGAGTAACTCCGGTAAAGACAGTGTCTATTCCGAGACTAGAACTGTGTGCAGCTGTTGTTGCTTCGAAGCTAGCAAAACACATCATTGAGAGTTTAAATTCTGAGATCAATCCACATGTTCATCTTTGGACGGATAGTCTGGTTACTTTAGGGTGGATCCGAGTCAAAGTCATCAAAGAATTGGTCGGTACAAATCCATGGAAATACGTTCCATCTCAAGATAACCCGGCTGACATTCTCAGTAGGGGCTTCAACGGTCAATCTTTGAATGAAAGCCAACTATGGTTAAAAGGGCCCAGCTGGCTTACCATTACTGATAAATGGCCCTCAAATCCTGGAGTAAAGGAAACCGTTTCTGATGATACGGAGATATCTTTGTTGAGCAGAGATACATTCGTCTACCTCGAGcctattattgatatttctcatttttcttCACTTCGCACATTGCTACGCGCGACTGCGTATGTTTTTCGTTATATCAATTGTCTGAAGTCAAAGATTAGAAACACAGACGAATTAACAATATCGGAGTTACATGCATCTGAGTTATTCCttgtaaaatcagttcagaatACTCACTACAACCATGAAATAAAATGCCTCAGTGAAAACCTACCTTCTAGGCAGTATCCAATCATCAATCAATTGCGTTTGTTTTTGAAGGACGGCATACTCCGATCTGCAGGTCGTATTCATAATGCTCATATTCCATTTGAGACGCGATTTCCAATTCTATTGCCGCCAAACGATCCATACACGAAGTTAGTCGTTTGGGATAGTCATAATCGGTCATTCCATCAGGGAGTCAATCAAACTGTGACggtagttcgaaaaaaataCTGGATTCCTAGAGTACGACAAGTTGTCAAATCTGTCATTCGTCCATGTGTTACATGCAAAAAAGTGATCGGAAAATCTTACATGGCACCTCAAAGCCCCCTTTACCTTCACTGCGAGTCTCTGAAGCACGTCCTTTCGCTATCTGCGGTGTGGATTTCACAGGGGAAATCCTGGTCACTGATCAACCTGAGAAAATGTACATATGCCTATTTACTTGTGCTGTCACAAAGGCTCTTCACTTGGAGTGCGTGTCCAATTTATCTGTTGAAACTTTGA